aacaacTTCCCGGTAGATGTACAACATGGGATGGTTGTGGGTGTCGATGTCCATATGTATGGTTCTGCCACTTGCACTGTCGCAGAGAGTATTGGATCTACCGAACCGTAAGCACGTTTCCAAATATatgtcatagatatacacccTTGCACATACAAACTGTCGAGACAGAAGTTagaattttacttttttttgtgCGACAGTGATGTTTTtcatttaagattttatttcaaaagcTTGTTGTTGTTAACTTGTGTGTAAACAGcattgttacatatattttaaatgacgcgCGTTCGTGTTGACGTGTCTGTAAAAAATGCAGTTTTCACAccagttaaaaaaaaaggaaaaaatattaaaaattggATAAACATTTTGagagttttgttttatttacgaTACTTTACGATACATTGCCCAATGATTGCCATACATTGAACGTTATACGCACTAACGGAACAGGAACAGTCCGACAATTGATGGAATAGCAAAACAGCTGTTTTCTGTTTCATTTCTGAGAGAAATTAAGTATTGACATTTTCAATTCACAGAAAAAAACCGTGTGTGTTCCAGGCCGTCTTCACTCTCGGTTTACAATGTATTCCTTCGCGCCAGTCCATTTGCCGAACATAACtattaatgtatatttcatatatgttttgaaatgtttacaaaatgattAGGAAGCATAATTCACACTTCTCCTCTAACAGCCCATAAAACTAATTTTAcatggtaatgttatatattttacaggaTGTTTCCGGGAGCCGGACCCGGCCTTATGTAAGATAGGACGAGCACGGTACTACTTTAACGCGACAACGGAGGTTTGTGAGGTGACGAGGAACACGCGGTGCTCTGGAGGTAAAAGACCCACCCTCTTCTCTTCAATGGCCCGATGTATGAAAAGATGTGGCTGTATGGCAGACGTCCATCCTGGGCCATGTGAGGGCCATAATGTCCGGTACTACTATAACAAGACGTACCGGATGTGTACAACGTTTATTTTTGGTGGATGCGGTGGGAACTTTAACAACTTTCGCACGTTCTTTCAGTGTCAATGGACGTGCAACCCACGTTCCTTCTCTTTTGACTTTGATTTTTAAATCTGAGATAAAACGTGATCGATATTATAGCTTTTGTATCAAAACTTGAGTGTAATTAAGTTTTCGAGCAGGGGATCATTACCTCGTAACGTAGAAACACTAGCTAGTATTGCTGCAGCTAAGCCAATACCGCACAGGTTGTGTCTACTGCGTCCGTTTAAAGCTTGCCTGGTGATCCTGGTCTATATCTGGTCCTGTTTATCCTGGTAGAACATGTAATGCTATACTGCCATACGTTTCCATAGCCCTGTAAGGGTTTATGTACCCTTAATACTGAAGGAGAATTGATgaaattgatgatgatgatgatgatgat
This DNA window, taken from Pecten maximus chromosome 3, xPecMax1.1, whole genome shotgun sequence, encodes the following:
- the LOC117323681 gene encoding BPTI/Kunitz domain-containing protein-like, translated to MYNMGWLWVSMSICMVLPLALSQRVLDLPNRCFREPDPALCKIGRARYYFNATTEVCEVTRNTRCSGGKRPTLFSSMARCMKRCGCMADVHPGPCEGHNVRYYYNKTYRMCTTFIFGGCGGNFNNFRTFFQCQWTCNPRSFSFDFDF